The DNA segment GCCACAGGAGGCGCCGTCGAAGCCCTTCTTGGAGGAGTCGTAGCCGATCTCGAGGATCTTCTCGCGCACCAACTGGGCGATGGGCGCGTAAGCCTTGGTCGTGACCTCGCCGGCCACGTGCACCAGGCCGGTGGTGATCAGCGTCTCGACGGCGACGCGGGACGAGGGGTCCTCGCGGAGCAGCGCGTCGAGAATGGTGTCGCTGATCTGGTCAGCGATCTTGTCGGGGTGACCTTCGGTCACGGACTCCGAGGTGAACAGGCGACGGGACACAACGCTCCCTGGGGTTGCAGCGGCTGCTGGCTGATCATTGAAGGACCACGTCGGGAGCTGCGCCCAACGTCGTCCGCGAACAGTTTATCGGTCGCACCTGGCCGCAGGGCCACCTGTTCTCGCCCAGCGAGAACGCTGTGACCTGCGGCACAGGCATTCTGCACGCTGGAGCGTGGCCTTGAACAGATCCGCCACGCGCCATCGCGGTATGAAAAAAAGACTCCGGGTGGCCGAAAACCGGCCGCCCCGAACGGCCCAGCCCGCTCAGCCCGCTCAGCCCAGCCGGGCCGCGACCAGATCCCAGACGGTGTCCGCGAGGGCCCCCTTCGGCCCGTGCGGTACGGCCGTCTCGGTGCCGTCGGCGCCGAGGACCACCGCCTCGTTCTCCTCCGAGCCGAAGGTCCGGCGCTCTCCCACCTCGTTCACCACCAGCAGGTCGCAGCCCTTGCGGGCCAGCTTGGCGCGGCCGTTGGCGAGCACGTCGTCGGTCTCGGCGGCGAAGCCGACGACGACCTGTCCGGGGCGGGCGCGTTCGGCGGCGACCTCGGCGAGCACATCGGGGTTGCGGACCAGGGCGACCGGCTCGGGCTCCTGGCCGTCCTTCTTCTTGATCTTCCCGCTCGCGTAGACCGCCGGGCGGAAGTCGGCGACGGCGGCGGCCATGACCACGGCGTCCGCGTCGGCGGCGGCCTTGAGCACCGCCTCACGGAGCTGGACGGCGGTGCCGACGTGCACGAGGTCCACCCCGGCCGGGTCGGGCAACCCCGCGTTGGCCGAGACCAACGTCACGCGGGCCCCGCGCGCGGCGGCGGTCCGGGCGAGGGCGTACCCCTGCTTGCCGGAGGAGCGGTTGCCGAGGAAGCGCACCGGGTCCAGCGGCTCACGGGTGCCGCCCGCCGAGACCACCACATGGCGCCCGGCGAGGTCCGGCCCCGCCACGCCCCGCGCCAGCACCCGGCGGCACACCTCGAAGATCTCCGCCGGGTCGGGCAGCCGCCCCTTGCCGGTGTCGACGCCCGTGAGGCGGCCCACGGCGGGCTCGATGACGACCGCGCCCCGGCGGCGCAGGGTGGCCACGTTCTCCTGGGTGGCCGGGTGCTCCCACATCTCGGTGTGCATCGCGGGCGCGAAGACCACCGGGCAGCGGGCGGTGAGCAGGGTGTTGGTGAGCAGGTCGTCGGCGAGACCGTGCGCGGCCTTGGCGAGCATGTCGGCGGTGGCGGGCGCGACCACCACGAGGTCGGCGTGCTGCCCGATGCGGACGTGCGGCACCTCGTGGACGCTGTCCCAGACCTCGGTGGAGACCGGGTTGCCGGACAGCGCGGACCAGGTGGCGGCGCCGACGAAGTGCAGCGCGGAGGCGGTCGGCACCACCCGCACGTCGTGCCCCGACTCGGTGAGCCGTCTCAGCAGCTCACAGGACTTGTACGCGGCGATGCCACCGCTGACGCCCAGCACGACCTTCGGCTTGTCCACCGTCTCCACCGTCTCCCCGGATTCCCCGGACTCTCGAGAACCTTCGACACCCATGAACACCCATGACACACCACAGGCCCGGCAGCATGACTGCCGGGCCTGTGGATAAGTCGACCGCGATCTGAAAGTACGACCGCGAACGGCGGGAACTACTGGACCGGGCCCTCGATGGCCTCGGAGGTCAGCAGACCGGCGTTGATCTCGCGCAGCGCGATCGAGAGCGGCTTCTCGTGGACGTGGGTGTCGACGAGCGGACCGACGTACTCGAGGAGGCCCTCACCGAGCTGCGAGTAGTACGCGTTGATCTGACGGGCACGCTTGGCCGCGTAGATCACGAGGCTGTACTTCGAGTCGGTGGCCTCGAGGAGCTCGTCGATCGGAGGGTTGATGATGCCCTCGGGCGCGGTGATGGAAGAGGACACGCTCTGCCTTCCGATGGGTGGGAAAGAATCAGTCGGTGTGGAGCACCGTGACCGGTGAGTCCTGTCGATGGACGGCGGTCACGATCACACAACGTCCATCAAGGCTAGCAGCTCCCCGGCCACGTCCTCGACGGAGGTGTTGACCAGGGTCACGTCGAACTCGGGCTCGGCGGCCAGTTCCGTCCGGGCCGCCTCCAGCCGGCGCTCGATGACCTCCGGCGGCTCGGTGCCCCGGCCGGTGAGCCTGCGCACCAGCTCATCCCAGGAGGGCGGGGCGAGGAAGACCAGTTGGGCGTCGGACATCGACTCGCGGACCTGCCGGGCGCCCTGGAGGTCGATCTCCAGCAGCACCGGCTCGCCCTTCTCCAGCCGCTCCAGCACGGCCGTGCGCGGCGTGCCGTAGCGGTTGCCGGCGAACTCGGCCCACTCCAGCAGCTCGCCGTTGGCGATCAGCTTGTCCATCTCCTCGTCGCTGACGAAGAAGTAGTGGACGCCGTGCTGCTCGCCGGGGCGCGGCTTGCGGGTCGTCGCGGACACCGACAGCCAGACGTCGGGGTGTTCTTTGCGCATGTGGGCGACGACCGTGCTCTTGCCGACCCCGGAGGGGCCGGAGAGCACGGTCAGCCGCGGACGTGCGTCCGGGGGTACGGGGGACGTCCCCCGGAATGTTCCAGCCATGCAGCGATTATTCCAGCAATCCCGGAGTGTCCGGGACTCCGGTCCGGGCAGTGCCCGGACTCAGGAGCCGGTGCTGCCGAACTCACGCTCCAGGGAAGCGATCTGGTTGGAACCGAGGCCGCGGACACGACGGCTCTCGGAGATACCCAGACGCTCCATGATCTGCTTGGCGCGGACCTTGCCCACGCCCGGCAGGGACTCCAGCAGAGCCGAGACCTTCATCTTGCCGATGACCTCGTTCTCCTGGCCCTGCTTGATGACCTCGTGCAGCGAGGCGCCGGAGTGCTTGAGTCGATTCTTGACCTCGGCCCGCTCCCGGCGAGCCGCGGCGGCCTTTTCGAGCGCGGCTGCGCGCTGTTCAGGGGTAAGGGGCGGAAGAGCCACGCCTACGTCACCTCGGATGTCGAACTGTCGGATACGGACCGGTGAGGAACCTAGTCGCCCCACACCTGGGGAGGGACGAGCAACACGCTCGCCCGCTCTCACTGCTCGGAGACTAGCGGGCATGTCCGCCGGAGTCAGCGAGAACAGCGGAAAAGTCCTGGTCAGCCTCCGTGAGGTCGGACTTTTCGGGCATACTGCCCACGATTCGTGGATGTATTCGCCTCCCGGACCCCCGGTCGAGCCCGTCCGCCGTGCTCAGGAGCCCGCGACGGCGGCCCTGATCTCGCCCGCGAAGGCCGCCGTGGCCGCCCGCAGCGCCGCGATGTCGGGACCGTGCCGCAGCACGCCCCGGCTGACGTTCGGCACCACGTTGCCCACCGCGCTGCCGAACACCGCCGGGAGGTCCGCCGGGGTGGCGCCCTGGGCACCGACGCCGGGGGCGAGCAGCGGCCCGTTGATGGCGAGGTCGTAGGACGACAGGTCGCCCACCGTGGCGCCCACGACCGCGCCGAAGGAGCCCAGCGGCTCGGCGCCCGTGTTCTCGGCGGCGAGGTGGGCCAGCACGGTCGCGGCCACACTGCGCCCGTCCGCGCGGACCGCGTGCTGCACCTCGGGCCCCTCCGGATTGGAGGTCAGCGCGAGCACGAACAGCCCGGTGCCGCTCTCCCGGGCCAGCTCGACCGCCGGGGCGAGCGAGCCGTAGCCGAGGTACGGGGAGACGGTGAGCGCGTCCGAGAACAGCGGGGCGTCCTTGCGCAGGAACGCCTCCGCGTACCCGGCCATGGTGGAGCCGATGTCGCCGCGCTTGGCGTCCATCACCACCAGGGCGCCCGCCGCGCGGGTCTCCTCGACGACACGCTCCAGGACGGCGACTCCGCGCGAGCCGAACCGCTCGAAGAACGCGCTCTGCGGCTTGATCACGGCGACCCGGTCGGCGACGGC comes from the Streptomyces seoulensis genome and includes:
- the coaBC gene encoding bifunctional phosphopantothenoylcysteine decarboxylase/phosphopantothenate--cysteine ligase CoaBC; translation: MDKPKVVLGVSGGIAAYKSCELLRRLTESGHDVRVVPTASALHFVGAATWSALSGNPVSTEVWDSVHEVPHVRIGQHADLVVVAPATADMLAKAAHGLADDLLTNTLLTARCPVVFAPAMHTEMWEHPATQENVATLRRRGAVVIEPAVGRLTGVDTGKGRLPDPAEIFEVCRRVLARGVAGPDLAGRHVVVSAGGTREPLDPVRFLGNRSSGKQGYALARTAAARGARVTLVSANAGLPDPAGVDLVHVGTAVQLREAVLKAAADADAVVMAAAVADFRPAVYASGKIKKKDGQEPEPVALVRNPDVLAEVAAERARPGQVVVGFAAETDDVLANGRAKLARKGCDLLVVNEVGERRTFGSEENEAVVLGADGTETAVPHGPKGALADTVWDLVAARLG
- the rpoZ gene encoding DNA-directed RNA polymerase subunit omega gives rise to the protein MSSSITAPEGIINPPIDELLEATDSKYSLVIYAAKRARQINAYYSQLGEGLLEYVGPLVDTHVHEKPLSIALREINAGLLTSEAIEGPVQ
- the gmk gene encoding guanylate kinase — translated: MAGTFRGTSPVPPDARPRLTVLSGPSGVGKSTVVAHMRKEHPDVWLSVSATTRKPRPGEQHGVHYFFVSDEEMDKLIANGELLEWAEFAGNRYGTPRTAVLERLEKGEPVLLEIDLQGARQVRESMSDAQLVFLAPPSWDELVRRLTGRGTEPPEVIERRLEAARTELAAEPEFDVTLVNTSVEDVAGELLALMDVV
- a CDS encoding integration host factor, coding for MALPPLTPEQRAAALEKAAAARRERAEVKNRLKHSGASLHEVIKQGQENEVIGKMKVSALLESLPGVGKVRAKQIMERLGISESRRVRGLGSNQIASLEREFGSTGS
- the pyrF gene encoding orotidine-5'-phosphate decarboxylase; the encoded protein is MSEPFGTRLRRAMDERGPLCVGIDPHASLLADWGLGDDVAGLERFSRTVVEAVADRVAVIKPQSAFFERFGSRGVAVLERVVEETRAAGALVVMDAKRGDIGSTMAGYAEAFLRKDAPLFSDALTVSPYLGYGSLAPAVELARESGTGLFVLALTSNPEGPEVQHAVRADGRSVAATVLAHLAAENTGAEPLGSFGAVVGATVGDLSSYDLAINGPLLAPGVGAQGATPADLPAVFGSAVGNVVPNVSRGVLRHGPDIAALRAATAAFAGEIRAAVAGS